A stretch of the Duncaniella dubosii genome encodes the following:
- a CDS encoding efflux RND transporter periplasmic adaptor subunit has product MSYPFAYKLFPAVLSVFSLTVAVSCTHSHSDANDENVAEEGHDHEDEIVMSPADAMRFGVMAEAAVKTPFCEIVKVSGEVLPAATDRSVVSAPTSGIVRLVSGIEQGKAVGNGELIASISAGNMTGGDANKMAKVSLDAAKRELDRLTPLLKDGLITKKEYNDALRSYEEAKSAYSPAAATGRASSPISGVVSELLVSDGSFVEAGQPIATVARSQRLTLKALLPSRHIDMLPRIASANFIPSHSSGKAIRLADRGGKVLSSSMSTADNTPGYLPVYFSFDNHGDVVPGTPADVYLVGTQRSDALTVPAGAISEQQGEKFVYVKVEDHAYAKHPVKVGRNDGRRVEILDGISEGDSVVATGTTFVRLAETSTVVPEGHSHNH; this is encoded by the coding sequence ATGAGTTATCCTTTTGCTTATAAGCTGTTTCCGGCTGTACTGTCGGTCTTTTCATTGACTGTTGCCGTGTCATGTACACATTCTCACTCTGATGCCAATGATGAGAATGTGGCAGAGGAAGGACATGACCATGAGGATGAAATCGTCATGTCTCCTGCCGATGCAATGCGTTTCGGGGTCATGGCCGAAGCTGCGGTCAAAACTCCGTTCTGTGAGATTGTCAAAGTTTCAGGCGAGGTTCTCCCGGCTGCGACAGACCGCAGTGTCGTGTCGGCTCCTACTTCCGGGATTGTAAGACTCGTTTCCGGTATCGAACAGGGTAAGGCTGTCGGAAACGGAGAACTTATTGCTTCAATATCCGCAGGAAATATGACTGGGGGAGATGCCAACAAGATGGCAAAAGTGTCTCTTGACGCTGCGAAACGAGAACTTGACCGTCTTACTCCATTGCTTAAAGATGGCCTTATAACGAAAAAAGAATATAATGATGCCTTGCGCTCGTATGAGGAGGCTAAAAGCGCCTATAGCCCTGCAGCAGCAACAGGACGAGCATCAAGTCCGATTTCCGGTGTCGTCTCTGAGCTGCTTGTCAGTGACGGTTCTTTTGTAGAAGCCGGTCAGCCGATTGCGACGGTGGCGCGTAGCCAGCGTCTGACACTAAAGGCGCTTCTTCCATCACGCCACATTGACATGCTTCCGCGGATAGCCTCTGCCAATTTTATTCCTTCTCATTCTTCCGGCAAAGCTATCCGGTTGGCTGATCGAGGCGGAAAGGTGCTGTCATCCTCTATGTCAACCGCCGATAATACACCAGGCTATCTTCCTGTTTATTTTTCGTTTGACAATCATGGCGATGTCGTTCCGGGCACGCCTGCTGACGTATATCTGGTCGGGACACAGAGGTCTGATGCGCTGACAGTTCCTGCCGGCGCTATATCTGAGCAGCAGGGCGAAAAATTTGTTTATGTCAAGGTCGAGGATCATGCTTATGCGAAGCATCCTGTTAAAGTCGGTCGGAATGACGGTCGTCGAGTCGAAATCCTTGATGGCATTTCTGAAGGAGATTCTGTAGTCGCTACTGGAACTACATTCGTGCGTCTCGCCGAGACCTCTACTGTCGTGCCTGAAGGCCATTCGCATAATCATTAA
- a CDS encoding UDP-N-acetylmuramoyl-tripeptide--D-alanyl-D-alanine ligase: MLALIIIAILLTIINVVLEFKRDLMMLQQNSYRNDRYNRWLSSSQDSTSTMRLISGAVVLASLSTLSLPLISVGLVAVISIVNIFNLAGRKYKKPLVMTPRATRIFSVMLGLAAIIIAAVTVLCVFRGYSLDIAASTTLAIYCFSHAFAIAANTLLKPVEARINQKYYDDAKRIINGMPDLKIIGVTGSYGKTSTKHYLNRILSEKYDVLMTPGSFNTTMGVIRTIREYLKPYNEVFICEMGAKQPGDIKEICDLVHPSVGIVTAVGEQHLESFKTIENVQRTKFELVDALPADGLAIVNDDFPFVANRDVENVECIRYAVSAKDAAQYTAEDITYSPGGTSFTVVTPTGEQLAFSTHLVGECNVSNLLAAIIVALRMNVPIEKIRYAVANIEQVEHRLNMKRTPGGVTIIDDAFNSNPTGSKMALDVLKMMTGGRRIIVTPGMIELGDRQEELNRKFGESIAVSADIAIIVGTYNRDAIVEGIENVDNGIAKVHKVDSFNEAQQLLATMLKSGDTILYENDLPDTFK, translated from the coding sequence ATGTTAGCTCTCATTATAATTGCCATTTTACTTACTATAATAAATGTCGTGCTTGAATTCAAGCGCGACTTGATGATGCTTCAGCAGAATTCATATCGCAATGACCGCTATAATCGGTGGCTTTCCTCGTCGCAGGACAGCACATCGACAATGCGTCTCATTTCCGGAGCTGTGGTACTTGCATCGCTTTCCACCCTGTCATTGCCTCTTATTTCCGTTGGTCTGGTTGCCGTAATCTCGATTGTAAACATATTCAACCTTGCAGGGCGGAAATACAAGAAACCGCTGGTAATGACTCCCCGTGCCACCCGCATATTCAGCGTGATGCTCGGACTTGCAGCCATCATAATCGCTGCCGTAACAGTCTTATGCGTATTCCGTGGCTATTCGTTGGATATCGCAGCCTCGACAACTCTCGCGATATATTGTTTCTCTCATGCTTTTGCTATTGCCGCCAACACATTGCTCAAGCCCGTAGAAGCCCGCATCAATCAGAAATATTACGATGATGCAAAACGAATTATCAACGGAATGCCTGATCTAAAAATAATCGGAGTCACCGGCAGCTATGGAAAGACAAGCACAAAACACTATCTAAACCGAATTCTTTCTGAGAAATATGATGTATTGATGACACCCGGAAGCTTCAATACCACTATGGGAGTCATCCGTACGATCCGCGAATATCTCAAGCCTTACAATGAGGTGTTTATTTGCGAAATGGGGGCGAAACAACCGGGAGACATAAAGGAAATCTGCGATCTCGTGCATCCGTCAGTTGGAATTGTCACCGCTGTAGGCGAACAGCATCTTGAATCGTTCAAGACAATTGAAAACGTACAGCGGACAAAATTCGAGCTGGTCGATGCGCTTCCGGCCGACGGACTTGCTATAGTTAACGACGATTTCCCTTTTGTAGCCAACCGCGATGTAGAAAATGTCGAATGTATACGCTATGCCGTTAGCGCCAAAGATGCTGCGCAATACACAGCGGAAGACATCACCTACTCCCCGGGAGGGACATCATTTACCGTTGTGACACCCACAGGAGAACAGTTGGCATTCTCGACTCATTTAGTCGGCGAATGCAATGTGTCAAATCTTCTTGCGGCCATCATCGTAGCGCTGCGCATGAATGTTCCTATTGAAAAAATACGATATGCGGTAGCCAACATCGAGCAAGTCGAACACCGCCTTAACATGAAACGTACTCCCGGCGGGGTAACCATCATCGACGATGCGTTCAACTCCAACCCCACCGGTTCGAAAATGGCTCTTGACGTGTTAAAAATGATGACCGGCGGCAGACGTATCATCGTCACACCCGGCATGATAGAACTTGGCGACAGACAAGAAGAACTCAACAGGAAGTTCGGAGAATCCATCGCCGTTTCAGCAGATATCGCCATAATCGTGGGCACTTATAACCGTGATGCAATAGTCGAAGGAATTGAAAACGTTGACAACGGTATAGCGAAAGTCCACAAAGTCGATTCATTCAATGAAGCACAACAACTTTTGGCGACCATGCTGAAAAGCGGAGATACAATTCTCTACGAAAATGATCTTCCCGACACATTCAAATAA
- a CDS encoding alpha/beta fold hydrolase, producing the protein MDRDTRLEGLNLHYTDSEKGEKTVVMMHGWGCNHTTLASIERVALSCGYRVINVDFPGFGDSQEPNDVWGVEEYTRQIEALTKELGIKTPIMLGHSFGGRVGILYASRNQVEKLILVDAAGIKPKRSLKYYWKVYSFKAIKRLMYLFLGKETAEKHLDARRAKAGSSDYANASPMMRRILSKVVNEDLTDKLQHIKAPTLLIWGENDSATPLYDAKKMERLIPNAGLVSFPGCGHYSFLDNPMQFAAVLRSFLGNI; encoded by the coding sequence ATGGACAGAGATACGAGGCTTGAAGGGCTGAATCTTCACTACACCGATTCTGAAAAAGGTGAAAAGACCGTCGTTATGATGCACGGCTGGGGTTGCAACCACACCACTCTTGCGTCAATTGAACGCGTGGCATTATCATGCGGCTACCGTGTCATAAATGTCGACTTTCCGGGGTTCGGCGACTCACAAGAACCGAATGATGTGTGGGGGGTCGAAGAATATACGCGCCAGATCGAGGCTTTGACAAAAGAGCTTGGCATAAAGACACCTATAATGCTGGGGCATTCTTTCGGCGGACGTGTAGGCATACTTTACGCATCACGTAATCAGGTGGAGAAACTAATACTTGTCGACGCCGCAGGCATCAAACCCAAACGGTCACTGAAATATTATTGGAAAGTATATTCATTCAAGGCCATCAAAAGGCTGATGTATCTCTTCCTCGGTAAAGAGACCGCAGAAAAGCATCTTGATGCCAGAAGGGCTAAAGCCGGGTCAAGCGACTATGCCAACGCATCGCCTATGATGAGAAGAATACTTTCAAAGGTGGTAAATGAAGATCTGACCGACAAGCTTCAGCATATAAAAGCCCCCACATTATTAATATGGGGGGAGAATGACTCCGCCACCCCACTCTATGACGCAAAAAAAATGGAGCGGCTTATCCCTAATGCAGGTCTCGTGTCATTCCCCGGATGCGGACATTATTCATTTCTCGACAATCCCATGCAATTTGCTGCCGTGTTACGTAGCTTCCTCGGGAACATCTGA